From one Lysinibacillus sp. G4S2 genomic stretch:
- the hutI gene encoding imidazolonepropionase, translating into MTILIKNANEVITLKSAEQGPRTKEQMRDIAVVENGSVLMEGNSIVAVGPIAQLEADFPGLVKVAEVIDASGKVVMPGLVDCHTHLVHGGTREQEFNMRLNGSTYMEIMNAGGGIHATTKRTRETSFGDLYEKTMNHLDVFLKHGVTTVEAKSGYGLDWETEKKQLEVVKELQASHDIDVVSTFMGAHAVPRDYKGREDEFVDVVIHDMLPKVAELKLAEFNDVFCEKGVFTPEQSRRILEAGKALGLTPKIHADEIEPYKGAELASEVGAISAEHLLVASDEGIQKMAEAGTIAVLLPGTAFFLRAPFARGRLMIDEGVPVAISTDFNPGSSPTMSLPFIMNLACMHMGMTLEEVLTATTINAAYALNRGHQIGSLEAGKQADVIILDVANYKQLQYFYGMNHTNTVIKDGRVVVQDGILLKNQLVN; encoded by the coding sequence GTGACTATTTTAATCAAGAATGCCAACGAAGTGATTACGTTAAAAAGTGCCGAACAAGGTCCGCGTACAAAGGAACAAATGCGTGACATTGCAGTAGTGGAAAATGGTAGTGTTTTAATGGAGGGAAATAGCATTGTAGCAGTTGGACCCATTGCACAGTTAGAAGCGGACTTCCCTGGACTAGTAAAGGTAGCAGAGGTTATTGACGCTTCAGGTAAGGTTGTTATGCCAGGTCTCGTCGATTGTCATACGCATTTAGTGCATGGCGGTACTCGTGAGCAGGAATTTAATATGCGCCTTAATGGCTCTACCTATATGGAAATTATGAATGCGGGTGGTGGGATCCATGCCACAACAAAGCGAACACGAGAAACTAGCTTTGGTGATTTATATGAAAAAACGATGAATCATTTAGATGTGTTTTTAAAGCATGGTGTCACAACGGTTGAGGCTAAATCAGGCTATGGTTTGGATTGGGAAACTGAAAAGAAACAGCTTGAGGTAGTTAAGGAATTGCAAGCCTCACATGACATTGATGTCGTTAGTACCTTTATGGGGGCGCATGCGGTACCACGCGACTATAAGGGGCGTGAGGATGAATTTGTGGATGTGGTCATTCATGACATGCTGCCGAAAGTAGCTGAGCTGAAGCTTGCAGAATTTAATGATGTGTTTTGTGAAAAAGGTGTATTTACGCCAGAGCAATCACGACGCATTTTAGAGGCTGGCAAAGCGTTGGGGTTAACACCGAAAATTCATGCAGATGAAATTGAACCTTATAAGGGAGCGGAGCTTGCTTCAGAAGTAGGGGCAATTTCGGCGGAGCACTTACTAGTTGCTTCTGATGAAGGTATTCAAAAAATGGCTGAAGCTGGTACGATTGCCGTGTTGCTACCTGGAACAGCATTCTTCTTACGTGCACCATTTGCGAGAGGACGCCTAATGATTGATGAAGGGGTACCGGTTGCTATTTCAACTGACTTTAACCCTGGCTCATCGCCAACAATGAGTCTGCCATTTATCATGAATCTAGCTTGTATGCATATGGGTATGACGCTTGAAGAAGTGTTAACAGCGACAACCATTAATGCAGCATATGCACTTAACCGTGGGCATCAAATTGGCTCCCTTGAAGCTGGCAAACAAGCTGACGTCATTATATTGGATGTTGCCAATTACAAGCAGTTACAATATTTCTATGGCATGAATCATACGAATACTGTTATTAAAGATGGGCGAGTTGTCGTACAGGATGGTATTCTCTTGAAAAATCAATTAGTGAATTAA
- a CDS encoding NUDIX domain-containing protein — MTKYRSQEEVLANYDSSKYLTPDGYTSDIAIFTITSEKVEEKAPPMMTLKIMLIKRADIDNEGNPNIEGGKWALPGGFVDANRKETAYIAAKRELKEETNVEGLHVKHFGVYDETDRDPRGWLISNAFYAIVPEVYIEQRQANDDAAEVELFDLNEVFELELAFDHRKIITDALDFIKKDMIQTTVAKNFLPEEFTLSELQRVLLTVGDDPRISNDSVFFTKAPKLPFIEKVLDEEGKPKKTKRNSYRPSQLYTYNDFEIVESIYH, encoded by the coding sequence ATGACAAAATATCGTTCACAAGAAGAAGTTCTTGCGAATTATGATTCTTCTAAATATTTAACACCAGATGGCTATACGTCAGATATTGCGATTTTTACAATAACATCTGAAAAAGTAGAAGAAAAAGCACCGCCAATGATGACGCTTAAAATCATGCTGATTAAACGAGCTGATATAGATAACGAAGGAAACCCTAATATCGAAGGAGGAAAATGGGCGCTTCCAGGAGGTTTTGTAGATGCAAATCGAAAGGAAACGGCATATATTGCTGCTAAAAGAGAGCTAAAAGAGGAAACGAATGTAGAGGGGTTGCATGTTAAACACTTTGGTGTCTACGATGAAACAGATCGCGATCCTCGTGGTTGGCTGATTTCAAACGCCTTTTATGCTATTGTTCCAGAAGTTTATATCGAACAACGTCAAGCGAACGATGATGCGGCAGAGGTAGAGCTGTTTGATTTAAATGAAGTGTTCGAACTCGAGTTAGCTTTTGATCATCGAAAGATTATTACAGATGCGTTGGATTTTATTAAGAAAGATATGATTCAAACAACGGTAGCAAAAAATTTTTTACCAGAAGAATTTACTTTATCTGAATTGCAAAGAGTTTTGTTGACGGTGGGGGATGACCCGCGCATTTCCAATGATTCTGTGTTCTTCACAAAAGCACCTAAATTGCCTTTTATTGAAAAAGTATTAGATGAAGAAGGAAAACCAAAGAAAACTAAAAGAAATTCATATAGACCGTCACAATTATATACCTATAATGACTTTGAAATCGTAGAGTCAATTTATCATTAA
- a CDS encoding isochorismatase family cysteine hydrolase, producing the protein MEKRALINIDYTEDFVASDGALTCGIPGQMLEDANTQLTKEFISNGDFTVFAVDVHEKGDSYHPETKLFPPHNIRDTRGRELYGSLKELYEENKDLDHVYYLDKTRYSAFAGTDLEIKLRERGITELHLIGVCTDICVLHTAVDAYNKGFNIVIHKNAVASFNQAGHEWALGHFEHSLGATIL; encoded by the coding sequence ATGGAAAAACGTGCACTGATTAATATTGATTATACTGAGGATTTTGTAGCATCAGATGGAGCTTTAACTTGCGGTATACCAGGGCAGATGTTGGAAGATGCAAATACACAATTAACAAAGGAATTTATTTCAAACGGTGATTTTACAGTCTTTGCCGTTGATGTTCATGAAAAAGGGGATAGCTATCACCCAGAAACAAAGCTTTTTCCTCCTCACAATATCCGAGATACAAGAGGCCGAGAACTGTATGGTTCCTTAAAAGAACTATATGAAGAAAATAAAGATCTAGATCATGTCTACTACTTGGATAAAACAAGATATTCTGCTTTTGCAGGAACTGATTTAGAGATTAAATTACGTGAAAGAGGCATTACTGAACTGCATTTAATAGGTGTATGTACGGATATTTGTGTTCTTCATACAGCGGTAGATGCCTATAATAAAGGGTTTAACATTGTTATTCATAAAAATGCAGTGGCGTCTTTTAATCAGGCTGGACATGAGTGGGCGTTAGGACATTTCGAGCATTCACTCGGAGCTACTATTCTTTAA
- a CDS encoding nicotinate phosphoribosyltransferase: MKYADDSFMLHTDLYQINMVETYWKDDIQHRTAVFELYFRKLPFGNGYAIFAGLKKIMEFIKNFGFSNSDIQYLREEGKYSEEFLKYLQNLKFTGTISAMKEGELVFANEPILRIEAPLAEAQLIETPILNIVNYQTLIATKASRIKQVIGEDVAMEFGTRRAHEFDAAIWGTRAAYIGGFSATSNVRAGKLFGIPVSGTHAHAMIQAYRDEYTAFTKYASTRKDCVFLVDTYDTLRSGVPNAIRVAKEFGDKINFIGIRLDSGDLAYLSKKARKMLDEAGFTEAQIIASNDLDEYTIMNLKSQGAKIDSWGIGTKLITAYDQAALGGVYKLVSIEDESGKMVDTIKISGNPEKVTTPGRKRIYRIINKGNGHAEGDYIALDDENPQEEDRLKMFHPVHTYISKFVTNFTARELHQDIVVSGSILYKEPTLQEIQAYVEENLHLLWNEYKRTMNPEEYPVDLSQACWDNKMKSIKEIKEKVTMMGQERS, translated from the coding sequence ATGAAATATGCAGACGATAGCTTCATGTTGCACACGGACTTATATCAAATTAATATGGTGGAAACTTATTGGAAAGATGATATTCAACATCGAACTGCAGTTTTTGAACTGTACTTTCGAAAACTTCCGTTCGGTAATGGATATGCGATATTCGCAGGCTTAAAAAAGATTATGGAGTTTATTAAAAACTTTGGTTTTTCTAATAGTGATATTCAATATTTACGTGAAGAAGGAAAATATTCAGAGGAATTTTTGAAATACCTTCAAAATCTAAAATTTACAGGTACTATATCTGCTATGAAGGAAGGTGAATTGGTATTTGCAAATGAACCCATTTTACGAATTGAGGCCCCATTAGCGGAAGCCCAATTAATTGAAACGCCTATCTTAAATATCGTTAATTATCAAACTCTTATCGCAACGAAGGCTTCGCGCATTAAACAAGTGATTGGAGAGGATGTGGCGATGGAATTTGGTACTCGTCGTGCTCATGAATTTGATGCGGCCATTTGGGGAACGCGTGCTGCTTATATTGGAGGTTTTTCAGCTACTAGCAATGTAAGAGCTGGAAAATTATTTGGTATCCCAGTATCAGGTACGCATGCACATGCTATGATACAGGCCTATCGCGATGAATATACTGCATTTACAAAGTATGCGAGTACTCGTAAAGATTGTGTTTTCTTAGTAGATACGTATGATACATTGCGTTCAGGAGTTCCTAATGCTATTCGTGTAGCAAAGGAGTTTGGAGATAAAATTAATTTTATAGGAATTCGATTAGATAGTGGAGACTTGGCATATCTTTCAAAAAAAGCAAGAAAAATGCTAGATGAAGCTGGATTTACTGAAGCACAAATTATCGCATCTAATGATTTGGATGAATATACCATTATGAACTTGAAGTCGCAAGGGGCAAAAATTGATAGTTGGGGAATCGGAACCAAGCTCATCACAGCTTACGATCAAGCGGCTCTTGGAGGAGTGTACAAATTAGTATCTATTGAAGATGAAAGTGGGAAAATGGTTGATACCATTAAGATCTCTGGAAATCCTGAGAAAGTAACTACGCCAGGTCGCAAACGTATCTACCGAATTATTAATAAAGGGAATGGTCATGCTGAAGGGGATTATATTGCATTAGACGATGAAAATCCACAAGAGGAAGATCGCTTGAAAATGTTTCACCCTGTTCATACTTATATCAGTAAATTTGTTACGAATTTTACAGCAAGAGAATTACATCAAGACATTGTGGTGAGTGGCTCTATTCTTTACAAGGAACCAACACTTCAGGAAATTCAAGCATATGTAGAAGAAAATTTGCATCTACTATGGAATGAGTACAAACGAACAATGAACCCAGAAGAGTATCCTGTTGATTTAAGCCAAGCGTGCTGGGATAACAAAATGAAAAGCATTAAAGAAATTAAAGAAAAAGTTACGATGATGGGGCAAGAGAGAAGCTAA
- the nadD gene encoding nicotinate-nucleotide adenylyltransferase — MAKIGIYGSSFDPITNVHLWTASTVAHRCKLDKVIFLPCSNKRKDKEIKTKDAHRWNMLQLAIAKDERFIADSYEMEQEGWNIYTYDTMKYFREQHPEDEIHFIMGADLLVDIGAGLWKRGEALVAENKFIVMARHGIDMLSTISRSPILRNNDDGRFHLIDKGLAMEISSTYIREEFAMDGEPKYLLPNACYDYIKEHNLYQK; from the coding sequence ATGGCGAAAATAGGTATTTACGGTTCATCATTTGATCCAATTACAAATGTTCATCTTTGGACGGCAAGCACAGTAGCACACCGTTGCAAATTAGATAAAGTCATTTTTTTACCATGCTCAAATAAACGTAAGGACAAAGAGATAAAAACAAAGGATGCTCATCGATGGAATATGCTACAACTGGCTATTGCTAAGGATGAGCGCTTTATCGCAGATTCATATGAAATGGAGCAAGAAGGTTGGAATATTTACACATATGACACGATGAAATATTTTAGAGAACAGCACCCCGAAGATGAAATACATTTTATTATGGGGGCCGATTTATTAGTTGATATTGGAGCGGGATTGTGGAAAAGGGGAGAGGCGTTAGTAGCTGAGAATAAATTTATTGTAATGGCGAGGCATGGAATCGATATGTTATCAACGATCAGTCGTTCCCCAATTTTAAGAAATAACGATGATGGAAGATTTCATTTAATCGACAAAGGCTTAGCGATGGAAATTAGCTCTACCTACATTCGTGAAGAGTTCGCAATGGATGGCGAACCAAAATATTTATTGCCAAACGCTTGTTATGACTATATTAAAGAGCATAATCTTTATCAAAAATAA
- a CDS encoding SLC13 family permease: protein MDVQLTLTFLILGATIIAFVTNKVRADLVAIVSLLAFVITDILTPTEALAGFSNSVVLMIAGLFVVGAGILRTGLAGMAGQLLLKWSGNSELKLFVLLLIIVGSVGAFMSNTGTVALMMPIVVSIAISMKVSPSKFLLPLSYVASLSGLMTLIASPTNLIVSQLLVDHGYNKLGFFEVTPIGIIGMIVGISYLVLVRNILLPNEKNRTQTKADYKLSPKKIIKQYDLNNRLFKVFVPEDSAIIDMTLAELKLPAKYTLCMMKIHRRSQEGINFLPMTYQEMAGPTSVIHAKDELYVQGEEENIRRFTSDYSLEMQELVEGEADELVSKHLGIAEVLLTPNSSFINETVSSLGFREKYNLNIIGINRRGGYKLQDMVTHKLKFGDAILVQGAWDEILILARETQDVVVVGQPKEHASVAAATGKAGIAGAIMLIMIVLMAFEIFPAVISVMIGAVLMILTGCLRNMEDAYSHMNFESIVLVAAMLPMATALEKTGGMTILSDGIINALGDYGPYGVLIGVYILTAVFGQFISNTATAVLFAPIAMNAAIAMEVSPTTFMIAVAVAASMAFVTPIASPTNALVMTAGGYKFMDFVKIGIPLQIVMFIVMMLAIPFFFPF from the coding sequence TTGGATGTGCAACTTACATTAACATTTTTAATTTTAGGAGCGACAATTATTGCGTTTGTGACCAATAAAGTACGAGCAGATCTCGTTGCAATTGTGTCACTTTTAGCATTTGTCATTACGGATATTTTAACACCCACAGAGGCATTAGCTGGTTTTTCAAACTCTGTAGTTTTAATGATCGCTGGGTTATTTGTCGTGGGTGCAGGGATTTTACGTACAGGTCTTGCGGGGATGGCAGGTCAATTATTACTGAAATGGTCAGGGAATAGTGAGCTGAAATTATTTGTGTTATTACTCATTATTGTAGGTTCTGTCGGTGCATTTATGAGTAATACAGGTACGGTAGCTTTGATGATGCCAATAGTCGTTAGTATTGCCATTAGTATGAAGGTAAGCCCGTCAAAATTTTTGTTACCACTTTCTTATGTTGCGAGTCTTTCTGGGCTTATGACATTGATTGCTTCACCAACAAATTTAATTGTGAGCCAGTTATTGGTTGATCATGGCTATAATAAGCTAGGATTTTTCGAAGTTACACCCATTGGTATTATTGGAATGATAGTTGGTATTAGCTATTTAGTACTCGTGCGCAATATTCTGTTGCCAAATGAAAAAAACCGTACACAAACAAAAGCTGACTATAAACTATCTCCAAAGAAAATTATTAAGCAATATGATTTAAACAATCGTTTGTTTAAAGTGTTTGTGCCAGAGGATTCGGCGATTATTGACATGACATTAGCAGAATTAAAGCTTCCGGCCAAATATACACTTTGTATGATGAAAATTCACCGACGATCACAAGAAGGTATTAATTTTTTACCGATGACATATCAGGAAATGGCGGGTCCGACAAGTGTGATACATGCCAAAGATGAGTTATATGTCCAAGGTGAGGAAGAGAATATTCGTCGTTTTACTTCGGATTATAGTTTAGAGATGCAAGAGCTAGTTGAAGGAGAGGCTGATGAATTGGTATCGAAGCATCTGGGTATTGCCGAGGTATTATTAACGCCAAATTCTAGCTTTATTAATGAGACGGTCAGCTCTCTAGGCTTTCGAGAAAAATATAATCTTAATATAATAGGCATTAATCGTAGAGGTGGCTATAAACTTCAAGATATGGTGACACATAAATTGAAATTTGGGGATGCCATTTTAGTGCAGGGCGCATGGGATGAAATTTTAATACTTGCAAGGGAAACGCAGGATGTCGTTGTTGTTGGTCAGCCGAAGGAGCATGCGAGTGTGGCGGCAGCAACAGGTAAAGCAGGTATTGCGGGTGCCATTATGCTTATAATGATTGTGTTAATGGCTTTTGAAATTTTCCCTGCTGTTATTTCCGTTATGATTGGTGCTGTACTGATGATATTAACAGGCTGTTTACGTAATATGGAAGATGCATATAGCCATATGAATTTTGAAAGTATTGTGCTTGTAGCTGCTATGCTTCCTATGGCAACGGCATTGGAGAAAACGGGAGGGATGACCATCTTATCTGATGGTATTATCAATGCGCTTGGGGACTATGGACCTTACGGGGTACTGATTGGTGTCTATATTTTAACTGCAGTCTTTGGTCAGTTCATTAGTAATACAGCTACTGCGGTATTATTCGCACCAATTGCTATGAATGCAGCGATTGCAATGGAAGTTAGTCCAACGACGTTTATGATTGCAGTAGCAGTAGCTGCAAGTATGGCCTTTGTTACACCTATTGCTTCACCGACCAATGCGTTAGTTATGACAGCAGGTGGCTACAAATTTATGGACTTTGTGAAAATTGGAATACCGTTACAAATTGTTATGTTTATCGTTATGATGCTAGCAATTCCATTTTTCTTTCCATTCTAA
- a CDS encoding endospore germination permease, whose amino-acid sequence MEKQLISSRQFTIIVILFTVGTSILIIPASIASEVKQDAWIVAIIGTLLSMLILKLFMTLVKKMPTLTFVEITEKILGSFLGKIFTIGFVILTLLSSGELLYFIGNFLQTEVMPETPPVVFSILFNLIILFAAYLGIEVFARTLEILFPVFLLIFIIFVLFISPEIEIKNVQPILEVSAKPLMYSILHFMGLFSFPLVVILMVFPSAINDYKSGEKGFYIGTLVGGLILTIVIALSILVLGVTNTSLRTFPSYTLAQRISIGNFLQRIEVIMAFIWMVTIFVRASMYFYATVKGLGQILKINDHRRLILPLGMITVALSQIVHPNIMHSTKYNKETWPLYISLFALFLPLLLLIIAKLRNIKGPENDTLNNKDSGTT is encoded by the coding sequence ATGGAAAAGCAATTGATAAGTTCGCGGCAATTCACAATAATTGTAATTCTTTTTACCGTAGGGACAAGTATTTTAATTATCCCTGCAAGCATTGCAAGTGAAGTAAAACAGGATGCTTGGATTGTAGCAATTATAGGTACGTTATTGAGTATGCTTATACTAAAACTGTTTATGACTTTAGTAAAAAAAATGCCTACTCTAACCTTTGTTGAGATTACGGAGAAAATATTGGGGAGTTTTTTAGGGAAAATTTTTACCATTGGATTTGTCATTTTAACATTGTTATCATCTGGTGAGCTACTATATTTTATCGGAAATTTTCTTCAGACAGAGGTAATGCCAGAGACGCCGCCCGTTGTATTTTCAATATTATTTAACCTTATTATACTTTTTGCAGCTTATTTAGGAATAGAAGTTTTTGCGCGTACATTAGAAATACTATTCCCCGTTTTTCTGTTAATATTTATTATTTTTGTGTTATTTATAAGCCCTGAAATAGAGATTAAAAATGTACAACCAATTTTAGAAGTTTCAGCAAAGCCTCTTATGTATAGCATTTTACATTTTATGGGTCTGTTCTCTTTTCCATTAGTCGTTATATTAATGGTTTTTCCATCTGCTATCAATGACTATAAATCCGGTGAGAAAGGATTTTATATTGGCACACTTGTGGGAGGATTAATTTTAACAATTGTTATAGCATTATCAATCTTAGTATTGGGGGTAACGAATACATCTCTTAGAACCTTTCCTAGTTACACTCTAGCGCAAAGAATTTCGATTGGTAATTTCCTGCAACGTATTGAAGTTATTATGGCTTTTATTTGGATGGTCACGATATTTGTCAGAGCCTCCATGTATTTTTACGCAACCGTAAAGGGGTTAGGACAAATACTTAAAATTAATGATCACAGACGGTTAATCCTTCCACTTGGGATGATTACAGTTGCACTTTCTCAAATTGTACATCCAAATATTATGCACTCTACTAAATATAATAAAGAAACTTGGCCCTTATATATTTCATTATTTGCCCTTTTTCTTCCTTTACTATTACTTATTATCGCGAAATTAAGAAATATTAAGGGTCCTGAAAATGATACATTAAATAATAAAGACTCCGGTACAACCTAG
- a CDS encoding spore germination protein: MNNFENTNASQDYIQKGLLNTKLSKNITTIKEAFGNSSDLIIRETLIGKSKEQSIAIAIIHTDGLADNTIISDFIVEPLLSDLKETSETTINELDQHLKNYCLTVGHVNDIADFTALFNAILNGDTVILLDGLAKGLATSTKSSKDRAITEPATEAVIRGPRESFTETLRTNTALIRRKIKSPNLWIKSMVIGDVTQTDVAVMYINGIANEKIVQEVFERLDQIEIDGILESGYIEALIQDSKFSIFPTVYNSERPDVIASELLEGKIAILVDGTPFVLIVPALFTSFLQSAEDYYQHPFISSFIRIIRFLGISLALAAPSLYISLTTFHHEMIPTSLLINIYSQREGVPFPVFVEALIMEIAFEVLREAGLRMPRMIGPAISIVGTLIIGQAAVQAGIVSASMVIIVALTAICSFLFPAYGLSNSIRILRFPLMGLAAMFGLFGVFIGMMFLILHLCSLRSFGVPYMSPFAPLIPKDQKDALIIVSRRSLLTRPRLISQINNVRGHKQLKNKKRPAH; this comes from the coding sequence GTGAATAATTTCGAGAATACTAATGCCTCCCAAGATTATATTCAAAAGGGACTATTAAACACAAAACTATCAAAAAATATAACTACTATAAAAGAAGCTTTCGGGAACAGTAGTGACCTTATTATACGAGAAACATTAATAGGGAAATCAAAGGAACAATCAATCGCAATCGCTATTATTCACACGGATGGTTTAGCTGATAACACCATAATTTCAGACTTTATCGTAGAACCTCTCCTATCTGATTTAAAGGAAACTTCCGAAACAACGATCAATGAATTAGATCAACATTTAAAGAATTACTGTTTAACAGTTGGACATGTTAACGATATTGCTGATTTTACTGCTTTATTTAACGCCATTTTAAACGGGGACACCGTTATATTGCTAGATGGTCTGGCAAAAGGGCTTGCGACGAGTACTAAAAGTTCGAAGGATAGAGCAATAACAGAACCTGCAACGGAAGCTGTCATTAGAGGCCCTAGGGAGTCATTTACGGAGACTTTGAGAACTAATACTGCTTTAATTCGGCGTAAAATCAAAAGCCCAAACCTTTGGATAAAATCTATGGTCATTGGTGATGTCACTCAAACAGACGTTGCCGTTATGTATATAAATGGAATCGCAAATGAAAAAATTGTACAGGAAGTTTTTGAGAGACTGGATCAAATTGAAATCGATGGCATTTTAGAAAGCGGCTATATCGAAGCACTAATTCAAGATTCAAAGTTCTCTATATTTCCCACTGTTTATAATTCTGAACGTCCAGATGTTATTGCAAGCGAATTATTAGAAGGTAAAATTGCTATTTTAGTAGATGGTACTCCCTTTGTTTTAATTGTACCTGCATTATTTACTTCCTTCTTACAATCCGCAGAGGATTATTATCAACATCCATTTATCAGTTCATTTATTCGTATCATTAGGTTTTTAGGGATTAGTCTTGCCTTAGCTGCCCCTTCTCTCTATATTTCGCTCACGACTTTTCACCACGAAATGATACCCACCTCTTTGCTAATCAATATTTATTCACAGCGAGAAGGTGTACCATTTCCTGTATTTGTCGAAGCTTTGATTATGGAGATTGCATTTGAAGTTCTTAGGGAAGCCGGACTTCGAATGCCAAGAATGATAGGGCCTGCTATATCAATTGTAGGAACATTGATTATTGGGCAAGCAGCTGTACAAGCAGGTATCGTTTCGGCATCAATGGTTATTATTGTAGCCTTAACAGCGATATGCAGCTTCCTTTTTCCTGCATATGGATTATCTAACTCCATACGGATTTTACGCTTTCCGTTAATGGGGTTAGCAGCAATGTTTGGATTATTTGGAGTGTTTATAGGAATGATGTTTCTTATTTTGCATTTATGTAGTTTACGTTCATTTGGTGTACCTTATATGAGTCCTTTTGCACCATTAATTCCAAAGGATCAAAAAGATGCACTAATAATTGTTTCTCGCCGATCTTTGTTAACTCGTCCACGATTAATTAGCCAAATTAATAATGTTAGAGGACATAAACAATTAAAAAATAAGAAACGACCGGCCCACTAA
- a CDS encoding YjcZ family sporulation protein has product MSQEYGSGSGSSSSFALIVVLFILLIIVGASFMSKYY; this is encoded by the coding sequence ATGTCTCAAGAATATGGTTCTGGATCTGGATCTAGTTCATCATTTGCGCTAATCGTTGTTCTATTCATTCTTCTGATTATTGTTGGCGCTAGCTTTATGTCAAAATATTATTAA